Part of the Desulfobacterales bacterium genome, CGGATAAACCAGCAACCGCAGCCCGGCCTCTTGTTTCCCTTTCAGCCGATGCTCATAGGGCCTTGCGGTCACCAACAGCTGATGATCAAAAGGCGGCGCATCCCGGGTTCCCCGGGTGGCCAGTATCTTTACGGCTGCGGTGGTTTCACATAACCCGTTGCAGCGAAGGACCTGCGCGATGATATCCGGCCACGTCAGATCCGGCGGAATCGTTTGGAATAATTCACGCCATGTATTGTTAAAGCGGGCCAGATGGGCCAAAAGGTGCTTCGCCCTGCCGTTGTCCGCTCGAAGGGTCTCAAAAAACCCATACCCGTAAAGTAATCCGTGATCCATTACCGATATGCAAACATCATTAAGATTTCGAACCGTCCCGTTGAACCAGGCGATTGAAGGGCGCTGAACCGTTTTTTCCGTATCATTAAATACCGTCATCAAGGTATGGCCTTTGTGAAGCGTCTCTTCATATTCATCAGCGGGATCACTATCGAAAACAATGCCGCCTCCCACCGAAAAAATCATTTTTCCGTTGAGCACCGTCGCGGTTCGAATCGCGATGGACAGATCCATCGTGTCGTGAAAACTGATATATCCGATGGCGCCGGTATAAATATGGCGGCGGCAGGGCTCCAGCTCGTCTATAATTTCCATGGCCCTGATCTTAGGACACCCGGTGATCGAGCCCCCCGGAAAGGTGGCCCGTATTAAATCCACGGCATCTTTTTCCGGCTGCAAAACGCCTTCTACCACGGAAACCAGATGGTACACATTCTGATAAGCTTCCAATCGCTTGTGTGCGGTGACCCGAACCGATCCGGCGGCGCATACCTTTCCGATGTCGTTACGCAACAGATCGACAATCATGGAAAGCTCCGCGTCATCTTTTCGGCTTGCGCACAAATCTTGCCGGTATGCCGCATCGGTTTCCGGTGTATTCCCCCTTGGTCGTGTTCCTTTGATCGGACGCGTTTCCACCTTTGGCCCGCTTTGTTGAATAAACCGCTCGGGCGAAGTGGACACGATATGGTGATCTTTCGCATGAATATAAGCAAAAAAAGGGGCTGGATTCATGGCATACAAGGATTGAAACAGCCCAAAGGGGTCCCCCTCAAAGGCCGTTTCAAATCGCTGGGAAAGATTGACCTGGTACACATCCCCGGCACGAATGTAAGCGTTTATCTTTTCAACGGCCGATATATATTCTTCCCGGGTAAAGCCGGACCGGGCGCGGGCGATATCCCCCCGAAATGCGCCGGTTGACGCCAAAACGCGGGATTGCGCGTTAAACTTGTCCAAGATGGCGGAGACCGAAGGCACGCCCCAGTGATTCTGGCGCTCCGGAATGCACAGCCAGCTTGCCCGCGTTCTTTTGTCATGTACGATGAGGACGGAGGGCGCCACCATAAATAACGTGGGCAACCGCAAATCATCGACTGCCGTTCTGGGCAACTCTTCCAGAGCATCTTTCAGGTCATAGGCGAGAAATCCCATTAACCCGGCAGCCACCGGCACATGGATGCCCGGAAAGGCTCTGGTAGGCAGCCGCAGTTGGTTCAGCAACGTCTGCAGAATATCAAACGGGTCTTCCGAAAAGGTATGAGAGGCGCCGGCTGTTTCCAGAAAAGTATCCCGCCCGACCGTTCGAAGCGTTAACCAGGGATCTACCCCGAGCAGATGATACCGGGCGCAATCAAGGTCTGTTCCGCTCATGAGCACAACCGTCCCGGGCATGCCGGCATACCGGGCGGCAAGATCCATAAAGGGTTCCTTATGCGTAAAAGGCGTCACATGAACGTTGATGATTCGATCTGCCAGGGCATCAAGCTTGACCATTTTCCCCCGCGTTATTAGAGACTTTCGAATAGCCTGATCCGTTCCATACCGAAGGAGCGCTCGTAACAGACAAACGGCAAACGGCTTCCAAGGCCGTACAGTCTTTCCGCAAAGGTCCCAGGCTTAAAAAATTCTGAATCAGCAGCTCTCCCCATTGCGTCAAGAAACTTTCCGGGTGAAACTGCACGCCGTGCAGGGGGTAACAGGGGTGACTCATTCCCATCACCACACCGTCATCGCTTCGAGCCGTGACGGCAAGCTCGCTTGCTTCAAATTCAACCATTAGTGAATGATATCTGGCCACGGTAAAAGGCGAAGGGATGCCCGCAAATAATCCCCGGCCACGATGATAAATATCAGATGTTTTCCCATGCATCGGCAAGGGGGCTCGCGTTGTAACACCTCCGAAAACCTCATTCATGCATTGCATTCCTAGGCAAACGCCCAATACCGGAACAATTTGATAAAAAGATTGAATTAACGGGACCGAAATGCCGGCATGCGCCGGATCTTTAGGACCCGGACTGATTAAAAGGTAGTCCGGTGAAAGGCGGTGCGCCTGCGCAAGTGTCAGCTTGTCCGATCGAACCACCTTAATATCAAGCGGAAAGGGCATAAACATCTGTACCAGATTATACGTAAATGAATCGTAATTATCGATCACCAGCATGGTCGCCATAGCCACCTCCATAAACAAAACGCCATCCAGAAGAGTCTGGATGGCGTTGCCTGAGCATAACTCTTATTTATCGCCCAAAACCAAAAACGGTTTGGCCGACTATTTTTTTCATGCCTGTATCCGATTCAAATTTTTCAGTCAAGGGAAATAGCCATAAAAGTATCCCCCGGCCGGAAGACCCCTTAACGCTTCACAAGAACGCTCTCAGGCAGGCGCCTGACTTTGCCGAACATCAATGGAAAAAATCGTTCCGGAACCCGGCTCGCTTTCAACATTCACTCTAAAACCATACGTCTCAAGAATTCTGTGCACGATGGAAAGACCAAGGCCCGTGCCGGTGGATTTGGTAGTGTAAAATGGATCAAAAATGAGCTTGACTTTATTTTCCGGAATACCACAGCCGGTATCCGCGACTTTTATTTGAGCGCCTCGCCCTACTGCTTTGTGGGAAGTCACGGTAATTTGCCCGCGCCCGTCAATGGCATCCGCCGCGTTCAATAACAGATTCCACATTACCTGATGAAGGTGCGTGGGGTCCATTTCAATCCAAATCCCTGCGGAAAACTCTCGCTTAATAGCGATTCTACCGGAAGCGCCAAGGCTTTTTTCAAAAAGGGATACTGTTTCCGCCAGGGCCTTGTTCAATTCGATCAATTCCAATTTTCGGGCTTGCGGCCTTGCAAACAACAGAAAATTGCTCAGCAAGGTGTTCAGGCGATCCGCCTCGCGAAGAACGATATTCATCAATCGGTCATGATCTTCGTTAAAGGGGATGTCTTCTCTGATCAGTTGAATTGACCCGGAAAGAGAGGCCAGCGGATTCTTGATTTCGTGTGCCAAACCAGCCGCCATCTCCCCCACGGTGGCCATTTTTTCTACCCGCTTGACATGTGCCTCCATGGCCAATAGTTCACGCCGCGATTTGCGCAATTGCTCGGAGAGCAAGCTGCTGAGAAAGGATACCGCAAAACAGCCGACCGCTATCATCAGAATCTTAAAAATCACATAACGCCACTGTTCGCTCATGCCCGGCGGTGCGCCATACGAAATAAGAGGGGTCAGTATTCCGTAATATTCCAAGTCCACCATGATGCCGTATTGAATCGTGCATAAGGCCGCCATAATCAGGCTTCCCTTGCGATAGATCAGCATGCTGGAGTAAATCATAACCACTAAATATAAAAAAGAAAGCCCGCTTGAAAATCCTCCGGTGAGATAAATCATCAGCGAAACGATGAAGGTATCGAGAATAATCTGAACGGTCGCGAACGCGGAATAGCGCGTAATCCTTTTTAAAAGCAGGGAATAAACAATGGTTAACACAAAAACGCCGCTGCTCAGGACATATACCGCCAACAGCAGCGGCGTCAGAAAAGAAGAGGCGTACTCGGCGTGTATATAAGCAACGCCTCCCAAAAGGACAGCCGTGACCAGCAACCGGAAAAAAGTAAGCCATTTGAGTTTATCATACAGCTCACTCCGGAAATCGTTTGTCATAAGTCGCTTCGGAAAAGTCTCAATCGTTAATTGATAACAGACGCCATGGTGAATATGGGCAGATACATGGCAATAACGAGCCCACCGATGGTGACCCCCAGAAATACGAGCATAAACGGCTCGATCAGAGAGGTCAGGTTTTCAACCGCCTGATCCACTTCGTCATCATAAAAATCGGCGATCTTATTCAACATGGTATCCAGCGCACCCGTCGACTCCCCTACCGCGATCATTTGGCAGACCATGCTGGGAAAAACACCGCTTTCAATCAGGGGGTCCGCCATGGTTCGACCTTCGGATATGGCCGCACGGACATTGTAAATGGCATATTCAACCGATTTATTCCCGGCTGTTTTTGCTACAATGTCAAGCGCTTGAAGAATTGAAACCCCGCTGGTGAGCATGGTTCCCATGGTGCGGGTAAACTTGGCGACGGCAACCTTTCGAATCAGGATGCCGAAAATGGGAAGCTTTAGAAAGGTTTTATCCAGTAACTCGCGGCCTTTCTTCGTCCGATAAAACCGCTTGTAGGCGAAAATAAAAAGCCCCACAGCAATAATGATATAGAAAACATTGGACTTGACGAACTCGCTAAGCATTATTACCAGTTGCGTCGGGGCGGGCAGCTCTCCGCCAAAGTCGGCGAACATGCCTTGAAAAACGGGAATGACGAAAACGAGGATAATGACCAAAACAACAACCGCAATGCTTAAGGTTACCGCCGGATATACCATGGCGCCTTTCACTTTACTTTTTAATTTGGCGATTTTTTCCATATAGGCTGCCAACCGCCTAAGAATGATATCAAGAATACCCCCCGCCTCGCCCGCAGCGATCATGTTCACGAAAAGATCATCAAACTCCTTTGGAAATTTTTGCAACGATTCGGCAAGGGTCGACCCGCCTTCCACACTCTCTTTTATTGTTCTGAGAATTTTTTTAAAGCTTTTATTTTCCTGCTGTGCCTGAAGAATGTCCAGGCACTGAATAATAGGGAGTCCCGCGTCTATCATGGTGGAAAACTGCCGGGCAAAAAGAATAATATCCTTTTGAGTTACCTTGGGTTGAAAAAATGCGACATTCTCAAAAAGATCTTTCGGCTTTTTCTTGATCTTTGAGGGTGTAACATGCATTCGGGTTAGGTTGGCACGAACAGCATCTTCGCTCAGTGCTTCCATTTCACCCTTTTGAACCTCATTTTTTCTGTTTTTCCCCACCCATAAATAAACCGGCATGTCGCCTCCTAATAATGATTCGTTTCTTCCATCACCGCAGAATGTCAGTCAGCATAAGGTATTATCGGAAAGCTCACGTAATTACCGCCACTCAAAACAACTATCCATTTGGAAAAGGCTTTTTCTTCCACCGTATGTTTATCGGCTTTCGCCATACAACACTTGAAAATTCCGGGCAAAGAGTCAATAGATAATTGAAACCGTTTCATTAAATTCAAACCATCAAGCAATATAAAATGTTCCCCGAGGCATCTCTTTTTGACTCACCACCTTTTTTGATAGCAGGGGCGCCAGATATCGGTGCGCTTGCGCCTCCGAAATATCAAGCATTTTGGAAATATCCGCCAAGGTGCAGGGCCTTCGCCGGATAGCGGCCAATAAGCGCCCGGGGATGTCTTCCAAAGCACCGCCTGAACAAGGGGCGGCGGAAAGCGGCGCAATTAATTCGGTCTTGTGAATACACGCCGCTATTCGGGCCATCCCCTCCCGATCAAGGGGCTCAACCCATTTTTCGGTTCCTGGGCGATCAAGCGTATTTAATTGAACCCTATCCGGCCGAAGACGATCGACAACCTCCTGAATCCGTCTCACTTCATCCGCCCCATCATTCAAGCCGGGGACCAGAAAAACTTCCACCCAGAGCCGGCCTGAAAATTCTTTTCTTAAGGCAAAAAGTCCATCCAGAACAGCAGAAAGATTCAACTGCGGATGCGGCCGGTTGATCTGTCGAAAGATCGCTTCGGACGCCGCATCCACGGATGCAATCACCAAATCGATGCCGGTAACCTGCGCTCGAACGCTTTGTTGGTAAAAAAGCGTCCCGTTTGTCAATAACGCTGTTTTATATTTTGGAAAGCGGCCGTTGATAAATTGGATGATATCGGCAAGCCCGCTATGCAACGTTGGCTCCCCCGCGCCTGAAAAAGTGACAACATCCAGTTCCGGCTCATTTTTCAGGAAGGAATGAAGCTCTTCCTGCAAGCGGTCAACCGGCACATATTCCTTCTGCGTCAGAGTCAGGTGTGTTGTTTTGCCGCACTCGCAATAAACACAATCCAACGAGCACGTTTTATGAGGCATTAAATCGACGCCCAGCGACCGTCCAAGCCGCCGGGAGGGAACCGGTCCGAATAGATATTGATAGTCCCTTGTCACTGGTCGAGAAACCCCTTTAGCGTAATATGTATCATTAATACCAACAAAAACGAACCGTTAATTTATAGGCACAATCGGTGTTCAAGTCAAACGTTTTCCCGGCATGTTAACCAATCGCTCGGTGTCACATGTAGGAAAGCCCTTATGAAGGCACAAGGGCGATGCAACATATTTTGCTTGATAAACAAGGTGTTATGGAATATAGTACTGTTTTTTGGCCGAACAGACCAGTTGATCGGGCCATGTTTCCACGCCAAAACAATGCGTTGTAAGGATTTGGACAAGGCAGTCATGACCAGAAAATCGCCACCGGAAAAAGAAAAACACCAGACGGTTATTACCACGCATATGAACGCTGATTTTGACGCGCTGTCCTCCATGTTGGCCGCTCAAAAGCTATATCCCGATGCTCGAATTGTATTTCCTAGCTCTCAGGAGAAAAATCTTCGTAACTTTTTTATAAAATCAATGGTTTATTTATATAACATTATCGATATAAAAGACATCGACCCGCAACAGATTACGACACTCGTGCTCGTGGACACCCGGCAACCCGGCCGCATTGGCCCGTTGGCATCCGTTTTGGAAAAGCCGGGCCTTAAAATTCATATTTACGACCACCACCCCAATATGACCGGTGATATCCAAGGACATTACGAGGTGATCCGGCCGACAGGGGCCACCATTACGATACTCACCGATATCATAAAAGCAAAAGGGATTGACATCACTCCGGAAGAAGCCACCATCATGTGCCTCGGCCTCTATGAGGACACCGGTTCGTTTACCTTTTCCTCGACAACCGAAGCGGATTTCTTGGCTGCCGCCCTTTTGCTGTCAAAAGGCGCCAATCTCAATATCGTATCGGATATGATCGCCCGGGAGATAAGTCCGCAACAGTTGGAAATGCTTAATGAAATGTTTCAGAGCGTCACCCATTATCATATCAACGGCGTTGAGGTCGCTGTCGCGACTGTAACCAGCCCCGACTACGTGCCGGATTTTGCTTTTCTCGTTCACAAGATGATCAAAATTGAAAATTACGACGTTATCTTTGCCGTGGCGGCCATGGGCAATAAAATTTATATAGTGGCTCGCAGCCGAATTCCCGAAGTAGATGTTGGGGCCATCATGAAAAACTTCGGCGGCGGCGGACACGCGGCGGCCGCTTCGGCCAACTTGAAAGAGATGACCCTGGCGCAGGCAGAACAACTGCTGGTGAAAGTGCTTTTTGACAACGTTCGATCCCAGCGATTTGCCCGGGATCTGATGAGTTCCCCCGCCATCATGGTGGATACATCCGTTACCTGCAGGGACGCCAAGGAGTTTTTGAGGCGATATAACATCAATGCCCTCGTTGTCACCGAAAAACACAGCGGCGGGGAGCAACTTGCCGGATATATTACCCGGCAAGTTATCGAAAAAGCCATTTTTCATGCGCTCGACGACGTTCCCGTCGGAGAGTATATGATGACGGATGTGGCTTATGTCGGCCCCGAAGCCGATTTGTCGGAAGTTCAGTCCAAAATTATTGAAAATAAACAGCGTGTGTTGCCCGTCATTGAGGGGGACACCATTACAGGTGTCATTACGAGAACCGATCTCCTCAATATCCTCGTTCGAAGCGAGCAGCTCACAAAGAGCCGGTTTCGGGATCCGATTCAGGAACCGGTACCCGCCAGAACCCGAAATATCGGCAAATTCATGCAAGAGCGATTATCCCTTCGTCTGCTGGAAATGTTAACCGATATCGGCCGAACTGCGGATGAAATCGGGGTCAATGTCTTTGTTGTGGGCGGTTTCGTTCGGGATCTTTTTCTTTACAGGCCCAATGAGGACATCGATATCGTCATAGAGGGCGACGGCATCGCTTTTGCCAAAAAATTTGCGTCTGCGGCCGGCGTTAGAATCCATACACATGCCAAGTTCGGCACGGCAGTCATTATCTATCCGGACGGGTTTAAACTGGATGTGGCCTCCGCCCGGCTTGAGTACTACCAGTTTCCAGCCGCCCTTCCCATCGTTGAAATGGGCTCCATCAAGATGGATCTGTTCCGAAGGGATTTCACCATTAACACTTTATCCATTCAGCTGAACCAAAGCCATTTCGGCCTACTGGTCGACTTTTTTTCCGCTCAAAAGGACCTTAAGGAAAAAGTGATCCGCGTATTGCATAATTTAAGTTTCGTTGAGGATCCGACCCGTGTTTTCCGCGCCATCCGCTTTGAGCAACGGTTCGGCTTCAGTATTGGCAAGCTCACCTCCGGTCTTATCGAAAACGCCGTTAAGATGGACTTTTTTAAACGGCTCAGCGGCCGACGGGTCTTTTCCGAGTTGCGGCTTATTCTGGAAGAAGACACCCCCTCCCTCGCGGTGATTCGGCTTAACGATTATAACCTGCTCAGCGTTATTCATTCCTCGATCAGGCTGACCAAAGACCTTATCGGTTTGTTCAATTCCGTAAAAAAAGTTGTGTCCTGGTATGATCTGCTGTTTCTCGAAGAACCGCTGATGAGATGGGTTGTTTATTTTCTGGCATTGATTCGGCATTGCGACCGGAAAACCACGATAGAGATTTGCTCACGATTCGATTTGCCGCAACAGGACAAAACCCTCTTCGAGGGCATTCGGTTTGATGCAGAAAGGTGCCTGCTTTCCCTGGAACGTAAGTTGCCGGTAAAAAACAGCACGCTGTATCGAAAACTCAGCGGCTTTAAAAATGAGCTGCTGCTTTTCATGATGGCGGCCACACGGCAGGAAAAGGTCAAACGCTCAATCTCATACTTTTTCACCCAACTTAGAAAGGTAGCCCCTGAGATACGAGGCCAGGATTTTATCGACATGGGATATAAGCCAGGCCCGGTTTTCAAAGAGGTCTTACAAGCCGTGCTCGATGCCAAGCTCGACGGCCGGCTAAAATCGAGGAAAGATGAGTTGGCGTTCGCCAAAGCGCGGCTATCCTGGACACTGTCCAAAAGCAGCAATGCGGTCTGCCCAAAAAACCACCCGCCGCCTAACGTTTCAGGCGGAACTTCAACTTGATCCCGTGATCGTTATGGTTTATTTAGGAGCGCCGGGTTGAAAAAAACATCACCCTTGTCCCATAAACATCTCGCGGTTGTTTTCCCGCTAAATCTGGAGAAAAAACATGGTTTCAAAAAAAAGAATACTGAGCGGCATGCGGCCCACGGGTCCCCTTCACCTGGGCAATTTGTTGGGCGCACTGAACAACTGGATCGAACTGCAGGAACAAAACGAGTGCTTCTTTTTTGTGGCGGACTGGCATGCGCTAACCAGTGATTATGAAAATCCTCGCGCCATCAAGGGTAATGTGCGAAATATGATTCTGGACTGGCTCGGCGCGGGATTGTCCCCTGAAAAAAGCACCTTTTTTGTTCAATCCCATATCAAAGAACATGCCGAGCTGTTTCTGATTCTTTCCATGATCACACCGATTCCTTGGTTAGAGAGAAATCCAACCTATAAAGACCAGATCGTACAATTAAATAATAAGGATTTATCTACGTTCGGCTTTCTCGGATATCCCGTGCTGCAGGCAGCAGATATTATCATGTACAAAGCCAATGCCGTGCCGGTTGGCATCGACCAGGTGCCTCATGTTGAAATTACGAGGGAAATCGCCAGGCGCTTTAACTTTCTTTATGGCGAGGTGTTTCCGGAGCCCGAATCGATTCTCACCGAAACGCCCAAAATACTTGGACTTGACCGCCGAAAAATGAGCAAAAGTTACCACAACGCTATTTACCTGTCAGACACCCCCGAGCAAATCCGCCAAAAAGTCGGGGAAATGATTACGGACCCACAGCGAATGCGCCGAAAAGACCCCGGAAATCCGGATGTTTGTAATGTATTTGAGTTTCATAAAAGATACAGTGAGCCTCCCCTTATCGCCCGGGTCAATCAAGAATGCCGCACCGCAAAAATCGGCTGCGTAGACTGCAAACGGATGATGGCAAATAACCTGATTGCCGCCTTGGCGCCGATTCGCGAAAAGCGCATCTACTATGAGACCAATCCGGATCTCCTTGAGGATATCATCAAGGCTGGGAATAAAAAAGCCAGAGTGGTCGCACAGCAAACCATGGCGGATGTACGGCATGCCATGAACATCTAAATACAGGCGGACTGAATCATTGCGACATGGCGATTGATTTCAACAGCGAGGAAGACAATGAGCCTTCGGATGGCCTGCCCTACCAGGTAAAACTGGAGCAGGTATTCGAAGGCCCCATGGACCTGTTGATCCATCTTATCAAAAAAAACGAGGTGGATATTTACGACATTCCGATCGCGTTGATTACGGATCAGTTTTTGGCCTATATAAATTTCATAAAATCCCTCAATATTGATTTGGCGGGGGACTTTATCGTCATGGCGGCCACCCTGACCCAACTCAAGTCCAAAATGCTGCTGCCGCTTCATGATGCGGACATTGATGAATCAGAAGATCCACGAATGGAGATCGCCCGGCCGTTATTGGAATACCTTCAAATGAAGTCCGTTGCCGAATCCCTGGGCGAACGCAACCTGCTCGGTGAGCACATTTTCACTCGGCCCTTTTGCGGCGACGCGGCGCTGCCGATCGACAACGAGCAGGAAATCATTCAGGTCGGCCTGTTCGAACTTATTGATGCATTCCAAAAAATAATCGAAAAAGCACCCGAAGGCCACCGCATCGATTTGAGCGAGGAGCGCATTTCAATAAAAGATAAAATCGCACAAATTATCGACATACTTGAAGAAAAAAGCACTCTTACGCTGGAGGAACTGTTTACGGCGCCTCCCGGAAAACGCGAAATCATCATTACGTTTCTGGCTGTTCTTGAGATGGTGAAGTTGTCTTTGATCACCATCGCACAGCATGTGCAAAGCGGTATCATCCGTCTGTTTTACC contains:
- a CDS encoding aminodeoxychorismate/anthranilate synthase component II — encoded protein: MATMLVIDNYDSFTYNLVQMFMPFPLDIKVVRSDKLTLAQAHRLSPDYLLISPGPKDPAHAGISVPLIQSFYQIVPVLGVCLGMQCMNEVFGGVTTRAPLPMHGKTSDIYHRGRGLFAGIPSPFTVARYHSLMVEFEASELAVTARSDDGVVMGMSHPCYPLHGVQFHPESFLTQWGELLIQNFLSLGPLRKDCTALEAVCRLSVTSAPSVWNGSGYSKVSNNAGENGQA
- the pabB gene encoding aminodeoxychorismate synthase component I — encoded protein: MVKLDALADRIINVHVTPFTHKEPFMDLAARYAGMPGTVVLMSGTDLDCARYHLLGVDPWLTLRTVGRDTFLETAGASHTFSEDPFDILQTLLNQLRLPTRAFPGIHVPVAAGLMGFLAYDLKDALEELPRTAVDDLRLPTLFMVAPSVLIVHDKRTRASWLCIPERQNHWGVPSVSAILDKFNAQSRVLASTGAFRGDIARARSGFTREEYISAVEKINAYIRAGDVYQVNLSQRFETAFEGDPFGLFQSLYAMNPAPFFAYIHAKDHHIVSTSPERFIQQSGPKVETRPIKGTRPRGNTPETDAAYRQDLCASRKDDAELSMIVDLLRNDIGKVCAAGSVRVTAHKRLEAYQNVYHLVSVVEGVLQPEKDAVDLIRATFPGGSITGCPKIRAMEIIDELEPCRRHIYTGAIGYISFHDTMDLSIAIRTATVLNGKMIFSVGGGIVFDSDPADEYEETLHKGHTLMTVFNDTEKTVQRPSIAWFNGTVRNLNDVCISVMDHGLLYGYGFFETLRADNGRAKHLLAHLARFNNTWRELFQTIPPDLTWPDIIAQVLRCNGLCETTAAVKILATRGTRDAPPFDHQLLVTARPYEHRLKGKQEAGLRLLVYPEPRQTPLAAHKTLNYLYYLLAGQWAKARGADEALILNPDKSVSETNTAALLVVSNQRVIRPFSQHVLPSVMQQSVCELLDRWGYSIETRSTLLQDLYAADDVLLVNALMGAVPVLSIENRGLRAASDLFERINRQVLS
- a CDS encoding CBS domain-containing protein, with product MTRKSPPEKEKHQTVITTHMNADFDALSSMLAAQKLYPDARIVFPSSQEKNLRNFFIKSMVYLYNIIDIKDIDPQQITTLVLVDTRQPGRIGPLASVLEKPGLKIHIYDHHPNMTGDIQGHYEVIRPTGATITILTDIIKAKGIDITPEEATIMCLGLYEDTGSFTFSSTTEADFLAAALLLSKGANLNIVSDMIAREISPQQLEMLNEMFQSVTHYHINGVEVAVATVTSPDYVPDFAFLVHKMIKIENYDVIFAVAAMGNKIYIVARSRIPEVDVGAIMKNFGGGGHAAAASANLKEMTLAQAEQLLVKVLFDNVRSQRFARDLMSSPAIMVDTSVTCRDAKEFLRRYNINALVVTEKHSGGEQLAGYITRQVIEKAIFHALDDVPVGEYMMTDVAYVGPEADLSEVQSKIIENKQRVLPVIEGDTITGVITRTDLLNILVRSEQLTKSRFRDPIQEPVPARTRNIGKFMQERLSLRLLEMLTDIGRTADEIGVNVFVVGGFVRDLFLYRPNEDIDIVIEGDGIAFAKKFASAAGVRIHTHAKFGTAVIIYPDGFKLDVASARLEYYQFPAALPIVEMGSIKMDLFRRDFTINTLSIQLNQSHFGLLVDFFSAQKDLKEKVIRVLHNLSFVEDPTRVFRAIRFEQRFGFSIGKLTSGLIENAVKMDFFKRLSGRRVFSELRLILEEDTPSLAVIRLNDYNLLSVIHSSIRLTKDLIGLFNSVKKVVSWYDLLFLEEPLMRWVVYFLALIRHCDRKTTIEICSRFDLPQQDKTLFEGIRFDAERCLLSLERKLPVKNSTLYRKLSGFKNELLLFMMAATRQEKVKRSISYFFTQLRKVAPEIRGQDFIDMGYKPGPVFKEVLQAVLDAKLDGRLKSRKDELAFAKARLSWTLSKSSNAVCPKNHPPPNVSGGTST
- the trpS gene encoding tryptophan--tRNA ligase, with amino-acid sequence MVSKKRILSGMRPTGPLHLGNLLGALNNWIELQEQNECFFFVADWHALTSDYENPRAIKGNVRNMILDWLGAGLSPEKSTFFVQSHIKEHAELFLILSMITPIPWLERNPTYKDQIVQLNNKDLSTFGFLGYPVLQAADIIMYKANAVPVGIDQVPHVEITREIARRFNFLYGEVFPEPESILTETPKILGLDRRKMSKSYHNAIYLSDTPEQIRQKVGEMITDPQRMRRKDPGNPDVCNVFEFHKRYSEPPLIARVNQECRTAKIGCVDCKRMMANNLIAALAPIREKRIYYETNPDLLEDIIKAGNKKARVVAQQTMADVRHAMNI
- a CDS encoding ATP-binding protein, giving the protein MTNDFRSELYDKLKWLTFFRLLVTAVLLGGVAYIHAEYASSFLTPLLLAVYVLSSGVFVLTIVYSLLLKRITRYSAFATVQIILDTFIVSLMIYLTGGFSSGLSFLYLVVMIYSSMLIYRKGSLIMAALCTIQYGIMVDLEYYGILTPLISYGAPPGMSEQWRYVIFKILMIAVGCFAVSFLSSLLSEQLRKSRRELLAMEAHVKRVEKMATVGEMAAGLAHEIKNPLASLSGSIQLIREDIPFNEDHDRLMNIVLREADRLNTLLSNFLLFARPQARKLELIELNKALAETVSLFEKSLGASGRIAIKREFSAGIWIEMDPTHLHQVMWNLLLNAADAIDGRGQITVTSHKAVGRGAQIKVADTGCGIPENKVKLIFDPFYTTKSTGTGLGLSIVHRILETYGFRVNVESEPGSGTIFSIDVRQSQAPA
- a CDS encoding radical SAM protein; translation: MPHKTCSLDCVYCECGKTTHLTLTQKEYVPVDRLQEELHSFLKNEPELDVVTFSGAGEPTLHSGLADIIQFINGRFPKYKTALLTNGTLFYQQSVRAQVTGIDLVIASVDAASEAIFRQINRPHPQLNLSAVLDGLFALRKEFSGRLWVEVFLVPGLNDGADEVRRIQEVVDRLRPDRVQLNTLDRPGTEKWVEPLDREGMARIAACIHKTELIAPLSAAPCSGGALEDIPGRLLAAIRRRPCTLADISKMLDISEAQAHRYLAPLLSKKVVSQKEMPRGTFYIA
- a CDS encoding segregation/condensation protein A — translated: MAIDFNSEEDNEPSDGLPYQVKLEQVFEGPMDLLIHLIKKNEVDIYDIPIALITDQFLAYINFIKSLNIDLAGDFIVMAATLTQLKSKMLLPLHDADIDESEDPRMEIARPLLEYLQMKSVAESLGERNLLGEHIFTRPFCGDAALPIDNEQEIIQVGLFELIDAFQKIIEKAPEGHRIDLSEERISIKDKIAQIIDILEEKSTLTLEELFTAPPGKREIIITFLAVLEMVKLSLITIAQHVQSGIIRLFYQ
- a CDS encoding type II secretion system F family protein, translated to MPVYLWVGKNRKNEVQKGEMEALSEDAVRANLTRMHVTPSKIKKKPKDLFENVAFFQPKVTQKDIILFARQFSTMIDAGLPIIQCLDILQAQQENKSFKKILRTIKESVEGGSTLAESLQKFPKEFDDLFVNMIAAGEAGGILDIILRRLAAYMEKIAKLKSKVKGAMVYPAVTLSIAVVVLVIILVFVIPVFQGMFADFGGELPAPTQLVIMLSEFVKSNVFYIIIAVGLFIFAYKRFYRTKKGRELLDKTFLKLPIFGILIRKVAVAKFTRTMGTMLTSGVSILQALDIVAKTAGNKSVEYAIYNVRAAISEGRTMADPLIESGVFPSMVCQMIAVGESTGALDTMLNKIADFYDDEVDQAVENLTSLIEPFMLVFLGVTIGGLVIAMYLPIFTMASVIN